The genome window TGATGAGTCCTCTTTGGTTTTGCCTTCGAGAAGCTGACTGGAGGTAGGATTATATGCGAATAAGGCCTGAGGAGATCAGCTCGATCATCAAGGAGCAGATCGAGAACTACAGCACCGAGGTTACGCTGGCCGAGGTGGGGCGTGTTATCGAGGTGGGAGACGGCATCGCGCGGATATACGGTCTCGGCAATGTCATGTTGGGAGAGATGCTTGAGTTTCCGCACGACGTGATGGGCCTCGCTCTTAACCTTGAAGAGGGCAACGTCGGCGCCGTTCTTTTTGGTGAAGACCAGTACATCAAGGAGGGTGACCTGGTTAAGCGGACCAAACGGATTGCGGAGACCCCCGTAGGCGAAAAGGTAATCGGGCGAGTCGTCAATGCGCTGGGCCAGCCAGTCGATGGCAAAGGTCCGATCGAGGCTAAGCAGTTTAGTCCGTTAGAGAGGATCGCGCCCGGGGTAGTGGACAGGCTGCCGGTGAAGGAGCCTCTTCACACGGGGATCAAGGCGATCGACGCGATGATCCCAATCGGTCGCGGGCAGCGTGAGCTCGTGATTGGCGATAGGCAGACGGGCAAGACGGCGGTGGTCATTGACACGATTCTCAGCCAGAAGGGCGAGGATGTGATTTGCATCTACGTCGCGATCGGCCAGAAGCGCTCGACGGTTGCCCGTGTTGTCAAGACGTTCCAGGAATACGATGCAATGGACTATACAATAGTTGTCACAGCGAGCGCAAGCGAGCCGGCGACGCTTCAGTACATCGCTCCATACGTAGGCTGTGCGATCGGTGAGTATTTCAGGGACAGCGGCAGGCACGCCCTGGTCGTCTATGATGACCTTTGGAAGCATGCTCAGGCCTACCGGCAGCTTTCTTTACTACTGAGGCGCCCACCCGGACGTGAGGCATTCCCGGGCGATGTCTTCTACCTGCACTCGCGACTCTTGGAGCGAGCGGCAAAGCTCAACGACGATCGCGGCGGCGGCTCTCTCACGGCCATCCCGATCATTGAGACACAGGCGGGCGACATATCGACCTACATCCCCACAAACATGATCTCGATCACGGATGGCCAGATATTTCTCGAGACGAAACTCTTCTACTCCGGCGTTAGGCCGGCGATTAACGTTGGCGTCTCGGTCTCCAGAGTCGGCGGAAACGCCCAGGTGAAAGCTATGAAGCAGGTTGCCGGCACGCTACGACTCGACCTTGCCCAGTATCGGGAGGTAGCGGCCTTTTCGCAGTTTG of bacterium contains these proteins:
- the atpA gene encoding F0F1 ATP synthase subunit alpha, which codes for MRIRPEEISSIIKEQIENYSTEVTLAEVGRVIEVGDGIARIYGLGNVMLGEMLEFPHDVMGLALNLEEGNVGAVLFGEDQYIKEGDLVKRTKRIAETPVGEKVIGRVVNALGQPVDGKGPIEAKQFSPLERIAPGVVDRLPVKEPLHTGIKAIDAMIPIGRGQRELVIGDRQTGKTAVVIDTILSQKGEDVICIYVAIGQKRSTVARVVKTFQEYDAMDYTIVVTASASEPATLQYIAPYVGCAIGEYFRDSGRHALVVYDDLWKHAQAYRQLSLLLRRPPGREAFPGDVFYLHSRLLERAAKLNDDRGGGSLTAIPIIETQAGDISTYIPTNMISITDGQIFLETKLFYSGVRPAINVGVSVSRVGGNAQVKAMKQVAGTLRLDLAQYREVAAFSQFGSELDKVTQRQLKRGERMVEVLKQDQYVSLPTEKQVVIIFAGVNGFLDDVEVKEIKRFERELFRFMDSERPEVLKALKEKKEMSEELEADLKKSIDEFKSQFFQ